In one window of Maribacter sp. BPC-D8 DNA:
- the dapA gene encoding 4-hydroxy-tetrahydrodipicolinate synthase, with translation MRDLRGAGVALITPFKEDGTVDVEALRKVVAYNIEGNIDYLVVLGTTAESVTLSKAEKQLVMHTVEEANQGALPLVIGIGGNNTMALVEELQTADLSAYDAILSVSPYYNKPTQEGIYQHFAALSKASPLPIILYNVPSRTGSNMLPETVVRLAKKFDNIVAVKEACGDMTQVQELISKRPEGFLVLSGDDITALPTIVAGGDGVISVIGQGLPEEFSKMVHEGLDGNTEVAYSYHYKMQDGMKLIFEEGNPAGIKVIFEYLGLAKPFVRLPLITASDALKHKIVSFMESMIRIPA, from the coding sequence ATGAGAGATTTAAGGGGAGCAGGTGTAGCGTTAATTACGCCTTTTAAAGAAGATGGTACGGTAGATGTTGAAGCTCTTAGAAAAGTAGTGGCCTATAATATTGAAGGTAATATAGACTACTTAGTGGTATTAGGTACTACTGCCGAATCTGTAACCCTTTCAAAAGCAGAAAAGCAATTGGTAATGCATACCGTAGAAGAAGCGAACCAAGGTGCTTTGCCCTTAGTAATAGGTATTGGGGGTAACAATACTATGGCCTTGGTAGAAGAACTTCAAACAGCAGACTTATCTGCTTACGATGCTATTCTATCTGTTTCTCCATATTACAATAAACCTACCCAAGAAGGTATTTATCAGCACTTCGCAGCGCTATCTAAAGCATCGCCATTACCCATAATACTATATAATGTACCTAGCCGTACCGGTAGCAATATGTTACCAGAAACTGTTGTACGCCTGGCGAAGAAATTTGATAATATAGTAGCAGTAAAAGAGGCTTGTGGCGATATGACCCAGGTGCAAGAACTAATATCAAAAAGACCAGAAGGATTTTTAGTGCTTTCTGGGGATGATATTACGGCATTGCCAACTATAGTTGCTGGTGGTGACGGTGTAATTTCTGTAATCGGTCAAGGTTTGCCAGAAGAATTTTCTAAAATGGTGCACGAAGGATTAGATGGTAATACCGAAGTAGCCTATAGCTATCATTATAAAATGCAAGATGGTATGAAGTTGATTTTCGAAGAAGGAAACCCAGCAGGTATCAAAGTTATTTTTGAATACTTAGGTCTTGCAAAGCCTTTTGTAAGATTACCATTGATTACAGCGAGTGATGCCTTAAAGCACAAAATTGTTTCATTTATGGAATCTATGATACGCATACCAGCATAA
- a CDS encoding outer membrane protein assembly factor BamD has product MRRVFPILLIAIALQSCSEYQKVLKNDDVKAKYDMAETFYEEGDFRRANRLLEQIAPKYVGKPQGERVMFFLSNSYFQREDYNMAGYQFERFVKSYPKSDKAVEATFLGAKSFYMLSPEYSLDQTDTDKALLKLQNFINTYSESEFYAEANSMAQELTTKKQEKAFEILKQYNKLGEFNYDMLKSAVAASDNFVSDNPGSPFREEAMFIKVEALTHMAVNSFEQLKEERLKNAKSAHATMKKQFPESKFDKEATDLIEKIDKELQRMQAQAVESK; this is encoded by the coding sequence ATGAGGAGAGTTTTCCCAATACTATTGATTGCCATTGCTTTACAATCGTGTAGCGAGTACCAAAAAGTACTTAAGAACGATGATGTAAAAGCCAAATACGATATGGCCGAAACTTTCTATGAAGAAGGTGATTTTAGAAGAGCTAATAGATTGCTTGAGCAGATAGCACCTAAATATGTAGGTAAACCTCAAGGCGAGCGTGTTATGTTCTTTTTATCTAACAGCTACTTTCAGCGAGAAGATTACAATATGGCAGGCTATCAGTTTGAGCGTTTTGTAAAATCATATCCAAAAAGTGATAAGGCAGTAGAGGCTACTTTTTTAGGAGCTAAAAGTTTCTATATGTTATCTCCAGAATATTCTTTAGATCAGACCGATACCGATAAGGCGTTATTGAAATTGCAGAATTTCATTAACACATATTCTGAATCTGAGTTTTATGCAGAAGCCAATAGTATGGCGCAAGAGCTTACAACAAAAAAACAAGAAAAGGCGTTTGAGATATTGAAGCAGTACAATAAATTGGGCGAGTTCAATTATGATATGCTTAAATCTGCAGTAGCGGCGAGCGATAATTTTGTATCAGATAACCCTGGTTCTCCTTTTAGAGAAGAAGCAATGTTTATTAAGGTAGAAGCATTAACGCACATGGCGGTAAATAGTTTTGAGCAATTAAAAGAAGAGCGTTTAAAAAATGCCAAGTCTGCTCATGCAACAATGAAAAAGCAGTTTCCAGAATCTAAGTTTGATAAAGAAGCTACAGATTTAATTGAAAAAATTGATAAAGAATTACAACGCATGCAAGCGCAGGCCGTTGAATCAAAATAA
- a CDS encoding DNA-directed RNA polymerase subunit omega: protein MNDLKNSKAAVSTVTIDRNEFDAPTENIYEAISIAAKRAVQINSEIKKELLEKLEEFATYSDSLEEVFENKEQIEVSKFYEKLPKPHAMAVEEWLTDKIYHRNTEKDA from the coding sequence ATGAACGATTTAAAAAACTCTAAAGCAGCTGTATCAACGGTAACTATTGATCGTAATGAGTTTGATGCACCTACTGAAAATATCTACGAAGCTATTTCAATCGCTGCAAAACGTGCTGTTCAGATCAATTCTGAAATTAAGAAAGAACTTTTAGAGAAATTAGAAGAGTTTGCTACTTACAGCGATAGTTTAGAAGAAGTTTTTGAAAACAAAGAGCAGATCGAAGTTTCTAAGTTTTACGAAAAATTACCTAAGCCACACGCAATGGCGGTAGAAGAGTGGTTGACTGATAAAATCTACCATAGAAACACAGAAAAAGACGCTTAA
- the coaBC gene encoding bifunctional phosphopantothenoylcysteine decarboxylase/phosphopantothenate--cysteine ligase CoaBC: MLNGKNILLGITGGIAAYKTTFLVRLFIKAGANVKVILTDSASSFVSPLTLATLAKNPVVLDFVKTEGNTVDWNNHVEMGLWADLMVIAPATANTMSKMATGNCDNILMATYLSAKCPVFIAPAMDLDMYKHPSTKSSLDALTSFGNMIIPATSGELASGLHGEGRMAEPEDIISFIKKQLSDGLPLSGKKVLITAGPTYEAIDPVRFIGNHSSGLMGFELAKTAASLGAEVYLVTGPTHLTVTHDNIHVINVVSADDMYHSAQMYYETSDIVICAAAVADYRPKTVAEQKIKKSEENFTIELVKNKDILKTFGDHKKNQFLVGFALETENEIENAKGKLKRKNLDAIVLNSMRDKGAGFGGVTNKVSFIDTNSDITTFELKTKAEVAVDIFNEIIKRRYA, translated from the coding sequence ATGTTGAACGGCAAAAATATTCTTTTAGGAATTACAGGAGGAATTGCCGCTTATAAAACAACATTCTTGGTTCGTTTATTTATAAAAGCTGGCGCTAACGTTAAGGTCATACTTACCGATAGCGCCAGCTCTTTTGTTTCCCCACTTACCTTAGCCACTTTGGCTAAAAACCCGGTAGTGCTTGATTTTGTAAAGACAGAAGGCAATACTGTCGACTGGAACAATCATGTAGAAATGGGACTCTGGGCAGACTTAATGGTCATTGCGCCAGCTACGGCGAATACCATGTCTAAGATGGCAACGGGTAATTGCGACAATATTTTAATGGCTACCTATTTATCGGCTAAATGTCCGGTTTTTATTGCTCCGGCAATGGATCTTGATATGTACAAGCACCCAAGTACCAAGAGTTCATTAGATGCGCTTACTTCTTTTGGTAACATGATTATACCGGCAACAAGCGGCGAGCTTGCTAGTGGTTTACATGGCGAAGGTAGAATGGCAGAACCAGAAGATATTATAAGCTTTATTAAAAAGCAGTTATCTGATGGATTGCCATTATCAGGTAAAAAAGTTTTGATTACTGCAGGTCCGACTTACGAAGCAATTGATCCTGTTCGTTTCATAGGAAATCACTCCTCAGGCTTAATGGGGTTTGAACTCGCTAAAACAGCGGCAAGTCTAGGTGCAGAAGTTTATTTAGTAACTGGGCCTACACATTTAACTGTTACACACGATAACATTCATGTTATCAATGTGGTGTCTGCAGACGATATGTATCATAGCGCTCAAATGTATTATGAAACTTCAGACATTGTAATTTGTGCAGCAGCTGTAGCAGATTATAGACCTAAGACCGTAGCAGAACAAAAGATTAAAAAATCCGAAGAAAACTTCACTATTGAATTGGTGAAGAATAAAGACATCTTAAAAACCTTCGGGGATCATAAAAAAAATCAATTCTTGGTCGGTTTCGCCTTAGAAACTGAAAACGAAATTGAAAACGCAAAAGGTAAGCTAAAGCGAAAAAATTTAGACGCCATCGTATTGAATTCTATGCGAGATAAAGGTGCTGGTTTTGGCGGCGTTACCAATAAAGTTTCATTTATAGATACCAATTCTGACATTACTACGTTTGAACTAAAGACCAAGGCAGAAGTTGCCGTGGATATCTTCAATGAAATTATTAAAAGACGGTATGCGTAA
- a CDS encoding DUF4835 family protein, whose protein sequence is MRKAVFLLLFTFISLVTNAQELTCAVTVNSDQLSRGEQQVFKTLERSLNDFINKTKWTNRVYKENERVNAQMFITITSYESNNFSGNIQIQSSRPVYNTSYSSPVFNYKDNAFNFQYIEFQPLIFNENQFESNLVSVMAYYVYVILGLDADTFALEGGTDFYRKAQNIVTQAQGSNSAGWSQSADSNRSRFELIDNLLSNTYREYRIAMYNYHRKGLDILPDNNSTGKQVIAGTMNLFQTMINRRPNAFLISTFFDAKSEEIKNIFSDGPKVDIVKLKETLNKIAPLYATTWNDIKY, encoded by the coding sequence ATGCGTAAGGCTGTATTTCTATTACTTTTTACCTTTATTAGTTTAGTTACAAATGCTCAAGAATTAACTTGTGCAGTTACGGTCAATTCTGACCAACTATCTCGTGGTGAGCAACAAGTTTTTAAGACATTAGAACGTTCGTTGAACGATTTTATCAATAAAACGAAGTGGACAAATAGAGTGTACAAAGAGAACGAAAGGGTAAATGCCCAAATGTTCATTACCATTACCTCTTACGAATCAAATAATTTTAGTGGTAATATTCAAATACAATCTTCTAGACCAGTTTATAATACCTCATATTCATCGCCGGTTTTTAATTATAAAGACAATGCGTTCAATTTTCAATATATTGAGTTTCAGCCTTTAATTTTTAATGAAAATCAGTTCGAATCTAATTTGGTAAGTGTAATGGCATATTATGTTTATGTAATATTAGGCTTAGATGCAGATACCTTTGCATTAGAAGGTGGAACAGATTTTTATAGAAAGGCACAGAATATTGTAACCCAAGCTCAAGGTAGTAATTCTGCCGGATGGAGCCAATCTGCAGATTCTAACAGAAGTAGATTTGAATTGATAGATAACCTTTTGTCAAATACCTATAGAGAATATCGTATTGCGATGTACAACTATCATAGAAAAGGGCTTGACATATTACCTGATAACAATAGTACGGGCAAGCAAGTGATTGCCGGTACGATGAATTTGTTTCAGACGATGATCAATAGAAGACCAAATGCATTTTTGATTTCTACTTTCTTTGATGCAAAATCAGAAGAGATAAAAAATATTTTTTCTGATGGCCCAAAAGTCGACATCGTAAAGCTTAAGGAAACCCTCAATAAAATAGCACCTTTATACGCAACTACCTGGAACGATATTAAATATTGA
- the recN gene encoding DNA repair protein RecN, which yields MLSTLSISNYALIDHLEVDFNKGFTVITGETGAGKSILLGGLSLVLGKRADLSSLRVKDQKCIIEGTFKIDTYGLQSFFEENDLDYEDSTVIRREILPSGKSRAFVNDTPVTLGVLSTLGENLIDIHSQHQTMQLTENDFQLKLVDALANNQKRLSEYRKGLKTYRKAQKELDKLIEVQSAANKEQDYNTFLLEELEKAPLKAGVIEELEEEYEQLNNVELIMEQLSKGDQLFNDEQIGVLPLVTEMRQSLSKLIDFGSNYNDLFERVKSVLIELDDVSSELQRLQEGVEANPDQLEQVNNKLQLLYNLLKKHNVSDIAELIIIKNDLADKVFETANLDDKIISKTKEIQELEAVLEAQAVVLSKKRNSVIPQLKKKLESDLGLLGMPSASFEIKLSTAKEFTATGKDELSFLFTANRGGSYGELKKVASGGELSRIMLVIKAMLAKYEKLPTIMFDEIDTGVSGEISNRMADIMKDMSTDLQVFSITHLPQVASKGNNHFKVFKTEGKERTMTNLKQLTDEERVVELAHMLSGKDLSDSALAHAKELLSASSSI from the coding sequence GTGCTATCAACCCTTTCCATTTCTAATTACGCATTAATTGATCATCTAGAAGTAGACTTCAATAAAGGTTTCACGGTTATTACCGGTGAAACAGGTGCAGGTAAATCTATTTTACTTGGCGGATTATCTTTAGTGCTAGGTAAACGTGCAGATTTAAGCTCTTTGCGAGTTAAAGATCAAAAATGTATTATAGAGGGAACTTTCAAAATAGACACGTACGGACTCCAAAGTTTCTTTGAAGAAAATGACTTGGACTATGAAGATAGTACAGTTATAAGACGAGAGATTTTACCTAGTGGTAAATCAAGAGCATTTGTAAATGATACTCCCGTTACTTTAGGTGTTTTATCAACCTTAGGGGAAAATCTTATTGATATTCATTCTCAGCATCAGACCATGCAGCTTACCGAAAACGACTTTCAGTTGAAATTGGTCGATGCATTGGCAAACAACCAGAAACGATTATCAGAATATAGAAAAGGCTTAAAGACCTATCGTAAAGCTCAAAAAGAACTAGATAAACTTATTGAAGTTCAAAGTGCTGCCAATAAAGAACAAGATTACAATACCTTTTTGTTAGAAGAACTTGAAAAGGCACCATTGAAAGCTGGGGTTATTGAAGAGTTGGAAGAAGAGTATGAGCAACTAAACAATGTTGAGTTGATTATGGAGCAACTGTCAAAAGGAGATCAGTTGTTTAATGACGAGCAAATTGGTGTTTTGCCTTTAGTGACAGAAATGCGTCAATCACTTTCGAAATTAATCGATTTTGGATCGAACTATAATGATTTGTTTGAGCGTGTAAAATCCGTACTGATAGAATTAGATGATGTTAGTTCAGAATTGCAACGATTGCAAGAAGGGGTAGAGGCGAACCCTGATCAATTAGAGCAAGTGAATAATAAATTACAGCTGCTATACAATTTGTTGAAAAAGCATAATGTTAGCGATATAGCTGAATTGATTATTATTAAGAATGACCTTGCAGATAAAGTTTTTGAAACGGCTAATTTGGATGACAAAATAATATCAAAAACAAAAGAAATTCAAGAGCTCGAAGCAGTTTTAGAAGCGCAAGCAGTTGTTTTGAGTAAAAAGCGTAATTCCGTAATTCCGCAATTAAAGAAAAAACTAGAATCTGATTTAGGGTTGTTGGGTATGCCGAGTGCATCATTCGAAATAAAACTAAGTACGGCAAAAGAATTTACTGCTACGGGTAAAGATGAACTTTCATTCTTGTTCACGGCAAACAGAGGTGGTAGCTACGGTGAATTGAAAAAAGTAGCGTCTGGTGGAGAATTGTCAAGAATAATGTTGGTGATTAAAGCAATGCTGGCTAAGTATGAAAAACTACCAACGATCATGTTCGATGAAATCGATACAGGTGTGTCTGGGGAGATATCTAACCGCATGGCAGATATCATGAAAGATATGAGTACCGATTTACAGGTTTTTTCTATTACTCACTTACCGCAAGTTGCATCAAAAGGTAATAACCATTTTAAAGTCTTTAAAACGGAAGGTAAAGAGCGTACCATGACGAATTTAAAGCAATTGACAGATGAAGAAAGGGTAGTGGAATTAGCTCATATGTTAAGCGGAAAAGATTTGTCAGATTCTGCATTGGCACATGCAAAAGAACTTTTGAGCGCTTCTTCAAGTATATAA
- a CDS encoding enoyl-ACP reductase FabI — MGYNLLKGKRGIIFGALDANSIAWKTAQTVHAEGGTFVLTNAPIAMRMGQIDELAKETGSEVIPADATSVEDLDNLVAKAVEILGGKIDFVLHSIGMSVNVRKGRAYTDEKYDFTAKGWDVSALSFHKVLQSLYKADAMNEWGSVVALTYMAAQRTFPDYNDMADNKAYLESVARSFGYFFGKEKNVRVNTISQSPTATTAGQGVKGFDGFISYAEKMSPLGNASAQDCADYTITLFSDLTRKVTMQNLFHDGGFSNTGVSQEVIEKF; from the coding sequence ATGGGATATAACTTATTAAAAGGAAAAAGGGGAATTATTTTTGGAGCACTAGACGCAAATTCTATTGCATGGAAAACGGCACAAACAGTACACGCAGAAGGTGGTACTTTTGTATTGACAAATGCCCCAATTGCCATGAGAATGGGACAGATAGATGAATTGGCTAAAGAAACCGGTTCAGAAGTTATACCAGCAGATGCAACAAGTGTTGAAGACTTGGATAATTTAGTAGCAAAGGCTGTTGAAATATTAGGAGGAAAAATTGATTTCGTATTGCATTCTATCGGTATGTCGGTTAACGTACGTAAAGGTCGTGCTTACACAGATGAGAAATATGATTTCACAGCAAAAGGATGGGATGTTTCAGCCCTTTCTTTTCATAAAGTATTACAATCGCTTTACAAAGCAGATGCTATGAATGAGTGGGGTAGTGTTGTAGCGTTGACCTATATGGCAGCACAAAGAACATTCCCAGATTATAATGACATGGCAGACAACAAAGCATATTTAGAGTCTGTTGCTCGTAGTTTTGGTTACTTCTTTGGTAAAGAAAAGAATGTTCGTGTAAATACGATTTCTCAGTCACCTACTGCAACTACTGCAGGTCAAGGAGTAAAAGGTTTTGATGGTTTTATCAGCTATGCTGAAAAAATGTCTCCGTTAGGTAATGCTTCAGCTCAAGATTGTGCTGATTATACCATAACATTATTCTCTGACCTTACAAGAAAAGTGACGATGCAAAACTTGTTTCATGACGGTGGCTTCTCTAATACAGGGGTTAGTCAAGAAGTTATTGAGAAGTTTTAA
- a CDS encoding glycosyltransferase, whose translation MDLSFSFIIPVYNRPNEIKELLGSLRLQTYDKTFEVVIVEDGSTISSEEVIGEYVDALAISYYKKPNSGPGDSRNYGMSRAKGNYFIVLDSDCILPPQYLVEAEKSLQEDYVHCYGGPDAAHESFSTVQKAINYAMTSFLTTGGIRGGKKAVDKFQPRSFNMGISKEAFENVGGYGNIHPGEDPDLTIRIWNKGYRTKLISEAFVYHKRRIDWNKFYIQVNKFGMVRPILNKWHPETKKITYWFPTVFCLGLLISIVLAIVGFMLPLYFYFLYFLLLFIDALRKTGNLKVAFLSLVATAIQFFGYGCGFLKSTLYINSSGKKPEEIFPKLFFRVN comes from the coding sequence ATGGACTTATCGTTTTCTTTTATCATTCCTGTATACAATAGACCCAACGAAATTAAGGAACTGTTGGGCAGTCTACGTTTACAAACCTATGACAAAACTTTTGAGGTGGTTATCGTCGAAGACGGATCTACCATTTCGTCTGAAGAAGTCATAGGTGAGTATGTAGATGCTCTGGCAATTTCATATTATAAAAAGCCTAATTCTGGTCCTGGTGATTCTCGTAATTACGGAATGTCTCGGGCAAAGGGTAACTACTTCATAGTCTTAGACTCTGATTGTATTTTACCGCCACAATACCTTGTGGAAGCAGAAAAGAGTTTACAAGAAGATTATGTGCATTGCTATGGTGGTCCAGATGCAGCACATGAATCTTTTTCTACCGTTCAAAAAGCAATTAATTATGCCATGACCTCTTTTTTAACCACTGGCGGAATTCGTGGTGGAAAAAAAGCAGTAGATAAATTTCAGCCCAGAAGCTTTAATATGGGTATTTCTAAAGAAGCTTTTGAAAACGTAGGCGGATACGGAAATATTCACCCAGGTGAAGATCCAGACCTTACCATACGTATTTGGAATAAGGGGTATAGAACAAAATTAATTTCAGAAGCATTTGTTTATCATAAGAGAAGAATAGACTGGAACAAGTTTTACATTCAGGTAAACAAATTTGGTATGGTGCGCCCAATTTTAAATAAGTGGCATCCAGAAACAAAGAAGATCACGTATTGGTTTCCGACTGTGTTTTGCTTAGGGTTATTGATTTCGATTGTATTGGCAATAGTGGGGTTTATGCTGCCATTGTACTTTTACTTTTTATATTTTCTGCTATTGTTCATAGATGCCCTTCGAAAAACTGGTAATTTAAAAGTAGCCTTTCTATCTTTAGTGGCAACTGCGATACAATTTTTTGGATATGGGTGCGGATTTTTAAAATCAACCTTGTATATTAATTCTTCAGGAAAAAAGCCAGAGGAAATTTTTCCGAAATTATTTTTTAGAGTGAACTGA
- the coaE gene encoding dephospho-CoA kinase (Dephospho-CoA kinase (CoaE) performs the final step in coenzyme A biosynthesis.) yields MIVIGLTGGIGSGKSTVATMFKELGVPVYDSDKRAKYLMNTSKIINKQLVALLGEEAYEEGKLNRPFIAEKVFNDSELLAELNNIVHPVVRQDFIDWIKEQDSCYVIQETALLFENKSQELYDDVILVTAPKEVRIERVLSRDNSTRAQVEARMNNQLDDEIKLELANFIIENIDLERTREKVLQVHASILTDC; encoded by the coding sequence ATGATAGTAATTGGTCTTACAGGGGGAATAGGAAGTGGTAAGTCTACTGTTGCTACTATGTTTAAAGAACTAGGCGTTCCGGTTTACGATTCAGACAAACGTGCAAAGTATTTAATGAACACTTCAAAGATTATCAATAAGCAATTGGTAGCGTTGTTGGGGGAAGAAGCCTATGAGGAAGGAAAGCTGAACAGACCGTTTATAGCAGAGAAAGTTTTCAATGATTCAGAGTTATTAGCAGAACTCAATAATATAGTACATCCGGTAGTAAGGCAAGATTTCATAGATTGGATAAAAGAGCAAGACTCATGTTATGTAATTCAAGAAACGGCATTGTTATTTGAGAATAAATCGCAAGAGCTATATGATGACGTAATTTTGGTAACTGCCCCAAAAGAAGTACGCATCGAACGAGTGTTGAGCAGAGATAATAGTACAAGAGCGCAGGTTGAAGCTCGTATGAATAATCAGCTTGATGATGAAATCAAATTAGAATTAGCTAATTTTATTATCGAAAATATCGACTTGGAAAGAACTAGAGAAAAAGTTCTTCAAGTTCACGCATCTATCCTTACTGACTGTTAG
- a CDS encoding sensor histidine kinase, whose amino-acid sequence MNKKLFVLLVILMSLSLIGLIFVQSFWISKSIDSGEEQFSSSVSEALNSVTNKITERESKNYFDRYLHAKDSAGGELKGTQLTNFFFIDRDVNSNEILLYEHGILEEDYGISSTFFDSSDGADTTIIKSYTSKRTTSIFRADIDLEDDTPRLNPIQRFEKIGGLNKMEKAAMEDVFMVYAKRVPIHKRVSKQEIELLLQRELENRGVDIAFEYGVYSNGLPTKVKSSKFKYAEANIYRSPMFVDYEGVSNFDLLISFPKKKRFLVQSILGLAMLSLLFTIIIVVAYAGAIYQLIRQKQISEIKTDFINNMTHEFKTPIATINLAVEAIRNPKIINDQEKVLRYLQMIRDENKRMHAQVENVLRISKLEKNQLDISKDRVNVHDIIEDAITHVQLIVDDRGGYIHTHLDAERCEVLANEMHFTNVIVNMLDNAIKYSEEAPKIDVFTERAKNYIIIKVQDQGAGMSKGVVKKVFEKFYREHTGDIHNVKGHGLGLSYVKKIVEDHQGEVYAESEKGKGSTFYIKLPLI is encoded by the coding sequence ATGAACAAAAAGTTATTTGTGCTCTTAGTGATTTTAATGAGCCTTTCACTTATTGGTCTGATTTTCGTTCAAAGTTTCTGGATTAGTAAATCCATAGATAGCGGGGAAGAACAATTCTCTAGCAGTGTTTCTGAAGCATTGAACAGCGTCACCAATAAGATTACCGAAAGAGAATCTAAAAATTATTTTGACAGGTATTTACACGCGAAGGATAGTGCAGGAGGAGAGCTAAAAGGTACTCAGCTTACTAATTTTTTCTTTATTGATAGAGATGTCAATTCTAATGAAATTTTACTGTATGAACACGGTATTTTAGAAGAGGATTATGGTATTTCGTCTACGTTCTTTGATAGTAGTGATGGTGCAGATACTACCATCATTAAAAGTTATACCAGTAAGCGTACGACTTCAATTTTTAGAGCAGATATTGACTTAGAGGACGACACACCACGTTTAAATCCAATTCAAAGATTTGAAAAAATCGGAGGACTTAATAAAATGGAGAAAGCTGCCATGGAAGATGTTTTTATGGTTTATGCCAAGCGTGTTCCAATTCATAAGCGCGTCTCTAAACAAGAAATTGAGTTGCTTTTACAACGAGAGTTGGAAAATAGAGGAGTTGATATAGCATTTGAATATGGAGTGTATAGCAATGGTTTGCCGACCAAAGTAAAATCCTCTAAATTTAAATATGCAGAAGCGAATATCTATAGATCACCAATGTTCGTAGATTATGAGGGAGTTTCAAATTTCGATTTGTTAATTTCCTTTCCTAAGAAAAAGCGATTCTTGGTACAATCTATATTGGGTCTAGCAATGCTTTCGTTATTGTTTACTATAATAATTGTGGTAGCTTATGCTGGAGCTATTTATCAGTTAATACGTCAAAAACAGATATCTGAAATAAAAACAGATTTCATAAATAATATGACGCATGAGTTTAAAACTCCGATTGCGACTATTAATCTTGCTGTTGAGGCAATTAGAAATCCGAAGATAATTAACGACCAAGAAAAGGTATTAAGATATCTACAGATGATTCGCGATGAGAATAAAAGAATGCATGCTCAAGTAGAAAATGTATTGCGAATATCTAAGTTGGAAAAAAATCAACTTGATATTAGTAAGGATAGGGTTAATGTTCACGACATAATAGAAGATGCTATCACTCATGTACAATTAATAGTTGATGATAGAGGCGGATATATTCATACACATTTAGATGCCGAGCGTTGTGAAGTTTTAGCAAATGAAATGCATTTTACCAATGTAATCGTCAATATGTTGGATAATGCGATTAAGTATTCTGAAGAGGCACCTAAAATAGATGTGTTTACAGAAAGAGCTAAAAATTATATTATTATTAAAGTACAAGATCAAGGTGCTGGTATGAGTAAAGGTGTGGTTAAGAAAGTATTTGAAAAATTCTATCGAGAGCACACAGGAGACATACATAACGTAAAAGGACATGGATTAGGATTGTCTTACGTTAAAAAAATAGTTGAAGACCACCAAGGCGAAGTTTATGCCGAAAGTGAAAAAGGAAAAGGAAGTACATTTTACATAAAACTGCCGTTAATATAA
- a CDS encoding response regulator transcription factor translates to METINKKILLVEDDPNFGIVLKDYLSMNDFDVTLAKNGMEGFEKFKKDNYDICILDVMMPYKDGFTLAKEIREKNENVPIVFLTAKTMKEDVLKGYKAGADDYLNKPFDSEVLLMKLKAILQRKASNGLADSKKFEFTIGGFHLNSKLRFLKYKDTEAIKLSPKENELLRLLALHENDLMPRELALTKIWRDDNYFTSRSMDVYIAKLRKYLKVDDTVEILNIHGEGFRLVVKTEGE, encoded by the coding sequence ATGGAAACAATAAACAAGAAAATACTTTTAGTAGAGGATGACCCGAATTTTGGGATTGTATTGAAGGATTATTTGTCAATGAATGACTTCGATGTCACTTTGGCGAAGAATGGAATGGAAGGTTTTGAGAAGTTCAAAAAAGATAATTATGATATCTGTATTTTAGATGTTATGATGCCATACAAGGACGGTTTCACATTAGCGAAAGAAATTCGTGAGAAGAATGAGAATGTTCCAATTGTTTTTTTGACGGCAAAAACAATGAAGGAAGATGTTCTTAAAGGATATAAAGCTGGTGCAGATGATTATTTGAACAAGCCTTTTGATTCTGAAGTATTACTAATGAAATTAAAAGCAATTCTTCAAAGAAAAGCTTCTAACGGATTAGCGGATAGCAAGAAATTTGAATTTACAATAGGTGGTTTCCACTTAAATTCTAAATTGAGATTCTTGAAATATAAAGATACCGAGGCAATTAAGCTTTCTCCTAAAGAGAATGAATTGTTACGTCTATTGGCTTTACATGAAAATGATTTAATGCCAAGAGAATTAGCTTTAACTAAAATATGGAGAGACGATAACTACTTCACATCTCGTAGTATGGATGTTTACATCGCTAAGTTGCGTAAATATCTGAAAGTTGATGATACGGTAGAAATATTGAATATTCACGGTGAAGGTTTCCGTTTGGTTGTAAAGACTGAAGGAGAGTAA